One Oncorhynchus keta strain PuntledgeMale-10-30-2019 chromosome 22, Oket_V2, whole genome shotgun sequence DNA window includes the following coding sequences:
- the LOC118400750 gene encoding uncharacterized protein LOC118400750, whose translation MKVFEVGDSVSRFRLAESCVGLAGCLCVAYSVWTPRWLNDKGLWTNGDNSTNTDIDQTRGIIFNALEAEQVFGVLSFFMAVSSGALCLVFALCWTSQTVRSYSNTRSLLMAGQALYPTVLLLLVLGPTGFFFLLSWSLFTYQHWVEINDDFTCLGSSYWMGALGWALLLIALPVVFLVEQCVVPDILTDLMKASEEWRRASEVPHAKHSFSESQQHCQEDECHEDVERRLKMYMSVP comes from the exons ATGAAGGTGTTTGAGGTGGGAGACTCGGTGAGTCGTTTCAGGCTGGCTGAGTCGTGTGTGGGGCTGGCAGGGTGTCTCTGTGTGGCTTACTCTGTGTGGACCCCTCGCTGGCTCAATGACAAGGGACTGTGGACTAATGGCGACAACAGCACCAACACTGACATTGACCAGACCAGGGGCATTATCTTTAACG CCCTGGAGGCAGAGCAAGTGTTTGGTGTGCTGTCTTTCTTCATGGCTGTGAGTTCTGGGGCTCTGTGTCTGGTGTTCGCCCTCTGCTGGACGTCCCAGACGGTGCGCTCCTACTCCAACACCCGCTCTCTACTTATGGCAGGCCAGGCCCTCTACCCCACTGTCCTGCTGCTCCTCGTTTTGGGACCCACAG gATTTTTCTTCCTGCTCAGCTGGTCCCTCTTCACCTACCAGCACTGGGTGGAGATCAACGATGACTTCACCTGCCTGGGCTCCTCCTATTGGATGGGCGCCCTAGGCTGGGCCCTGCTATTGATTGCTCTGCCCGTGGTCTTCCTGGTGGAGCAATGTGTGGTCCCGGACATCCTGACGGACCTCATGAAGGCCAGCGAAGAGTGGCGGCGTGCCTCTGAGGTACCGCATGCCAAACACTCGTTCAGCGAAAGCCAACAACATTGTCAAGAAGACGAGTGTCATGAAGACGTAGAGAGAAGGCTGAAGATGTACATGTCAGTGCCCtga